The genomic window AAAAGAGCTAGAGAGCAAATACCTGAGTATGTTTATCAAAAAGATAGGTTTGAACTACCAGAGATAGAGTTGTTAATAGAAGGAAATAGAACAATAATAAGGAACTTTAAAGAACTTGCTAAAGCTATGAATAGAGATATGGAGATGTTAGCTAAGTATTTATTTAAAGAAACTGGTAGTGCTGGAAGTATTGAAGGAAATAGATTAATATTACAGAGAAGAATTAACCCTGAATTATTAAAAGCAAGGATAAATGATTTCTTAAGAGAATATGTTCTATGTAAGGAGTGTGGAAAACCAGATACAAAAATTATTAAAGAAGGTAGAATACATTTATTAAAATGTACAGCTTGTGGAGCTATAAGGCCTATAAGGATGATATAACATGTTTAAAAAATTTTTATGTCTAAATTTAAAATATAAAATAACTTTAACTTATTTTTTAACTTGGTTAGGTTTTTTAATCTCATTCTCTTTTGGAAAATTTTTAATCTTCCTATCAAATATCTT from Methanocaldococcus villosus KIN24-T80 includes these protein-coding regions:
- a CDS encoding translation initiation factor IF-2 subunit beta, with protein sequence MEIDYYDYKALLKRAREQIPEYVYQKDRFELPEIELLIEGNRTIIRNFKELAKAMNRDMEMLAKYLFKETGSAGSIEGNRLILQRRINPELLKARINDFLREYVLCKECGKPDTKIIKEGRIHLLKCTACGAIRPIRMI